CTGGTAGTAGGGCTTGAGGAAGCCGAAGTCACCGGAGAGGAGGTCCGCGTTCGGCGTCTGGGCCAACGCGAAGCCCTGCACGGTGGACTGCCACACGTGCAGGTACGCGCCGGTGGCGGTGGACCCGGTGGCCTTGAGCCCGCTGGTCAGCTCCTTGGCCCTGGCGGCGTAGTCGTCCCAGGTCCAGCTGCCGTCGGGAAGGGCCACCTGCGCCTTCTCGAACAGCTCCTTGTTGTAGTACAGCACCCACGAGTCCGCCCGGTACGGCACCGCGTACGTCTTGCCGTCGACCTGGTAGGCGGCGAGCGAGGGTACGTCGTCGAGGTCGGCGGCCAACTCGGTCACCTCGCGGAGCTGACCGCCGTTCTGGTAGGTGTAGAAGTTCTTGAGATTCTTCAGCACGTACAGGTCGGGGGCGGTGCCGGCGGCGAGGTCGGCGGTCATCTGGGTGTCGTAGTTGGTGGCGTCGTACTCCTTGAGTTCGACCGTCACGTTGGGGTGCGTCGCCCTGAATCCGTCGGCGAGCGTCTTGAACTCCGGCGTGGACGCCAGGCTCCAGCCGGCCAGGGTGAGCGTCACCGGGGCGTTGGGGTCGGCTGGCTCCTCGTCACCGCTGCAACCGGCGAGGACGAGTGTCAGCGCCGTCGCGGCGGCGATGACGGCCGGTATCGCGCGCTTCATCCCTTTCTCCTTAGGTCAAGGGCCCGGGTGGGCCCGCACTGCTACCAGGCCGCCGGGCGGCGGGCCTGGCCGTTCCAGGTCCAGGCGGGTCGCGGTGCTGGCCCCGTCGGGCCAGTCGACCGCCACGTGCAGGCCGTCGGCGTCGTCGTCCAGTAGGGCCCGACACGCCTGCGGTGCCGTGGACCCCGAGGTCAGCTCCGTGAGGGCGGCGATCCAGCTGCCCGGCTCGGCGGCGTGGTCCAACCAGGGCACGACCAGCCCGCCGGCCAGGGGCCCGCCGTGCGGGACGGTGGTGGCACCGGCCGTTCCGTCTCCGTGTACCGATTCGAGCCGGCTGGTCAGGCCGTTCGCCGTCACGGTCGTCACACCGTCGGCACAGGCGGCCGTCGCGTCCCCGGCGAGGGCCCAGCCGCCGATCCGCAGCCGCAGCGCCGCCGCCTGGACGCCGGCGGCAAGGTCGTCGAGGCGGATCAGGCGCAGCTCCCAGGCGCCGCGGACCAGCGAGTACACGGTGAGGTGCCCGGCCGGCCGGTGCGGGCCGGTGCGGCCGCTGCCGTGGTCGCGCTGGCCGGGATCCGGGTCGACCCAGTGGGCGAACGCCCGCGACCCGGCCACGCCGAGGCCGTCGCCGTCGACCTGGACGGTCAGCAGGCGCATGCCGGCGCGGTGGGTGGCCCGGCCCGCGTGGTCAACGAGGGTGACGGACTGATCGAGCGGATTGCGCCAGCCGCTCTCGTCGAGAACCGGGGTGGTGGCGGTGGAGTAACCGAGCCGGGCGTAGAGCGGGGAGTCGCCGACGGTGGCGCCTTCCGTCGCGTGGTCGGTGCCGTGGTTGACGACGCGGACGATCCCGTCGGCGCGGGTGGCCGAGACCAGCCAGCCCGGCGCGCGGATGGCCCGTACCGTGTCGGGTTCCTCGACCGGCAGCGGCCGCTCCGGCTCCGTCCACACCGGATGGTCGGCGGGCAGCGCGACGCCGAGCAGCCCCTTGCTCGCCCAGTACGGCGAGCCGGGACCGGAGTACGCCTGGGCCAGCCGGGGCCACGGCCCGTGCCAGCCCAGGGTGAGCAGGCCACGGTCGTCCGGGGCGCCACGGTCGACGAAGTGGCGCACGACGCGCGTGGCCGCGCGACGCAACTGGCCGAGGTCGACCGAGGGCACGCCGGCGATCGCACCGACCCAGAACGGCGCCGCGGCGGCGAACCGGTAGACCAGGCTCCGTCCCTGGATCAGCGGCGACCCGTCGGCGCCCACCAGGGCGACCGCGTCCCGCAGGAACCGGTCGAGGGCGGCCAGGTCCCGTTCGCGGCGCTCCTCGGCCAGGTCGGCGGCGCCGGTCATCCGGGCCCACAGGGTCGGGTACGCGTGCAGGGCCCACCCCACGTAGTGGTCGTAGGCGCGTTCCGGCCCGTCGGACAGCCACCCGTCGGCGCGGGCGAAGCCGTCGTGGGTGGCCAGGTCCTCGGCCATCTCGTCGAGTGCGTGCGGCCCGTCCACCGAGCGCAGGAACGTCTGCACGACCAGCCGGAACCAGACCCAGTTGATGCGCGGGTACGTGTGGTCGCCGACCGCCGGAGCCAGGTAGTCGACCACCCGTTCCTGCACGGTGGACGGCAGCCGGTCCCAGATCCAGGGGCGGGTCAGGTCCAGGATCAGGGCGATGGCGGCGGCCTCCACCTTGGCCTGCGGGTGCTCGTCCAGCCGCAGCCAGCGCTCCGGGGAGGTCGGGTCGGTGCCGGCGGCGATGCCGGCGCCGTACCGGTCGGCGAGTTCGTCGACGCCGACGCCCCGGGCACCGGCGATCCGGAACCCGGCCAGCAGAAACGTCCGGGCGAACCCCTCCAGGCCGTCGACGGCCCGGCCGTAACCGCCCGCGGCGCCGGGAAAGGTGACGAGGGCGTGCCCGGGGGACGCGAACGGCCGGGCGGCGGCGAGCAGCCGGTCGGCGAGGGCCAACCAGTCACTGCGGGCCCAGCCGAGATCCTGTCGCATCGAGCCGCCTCCGGGGCAGTGGTGCGGGGCGTTGCCCGGCTATGTGTCGCGCAGGCAACGATCGGGTTTCCGAAGTAAAACGCTCACAACTGAACAAGTCAATGCCGTTGCGAAACTGAGATGAACATGTCCGATCAGAAGAGCACAGAACAGGGTCGTAAAGTGCTGTGACCAGGGTCACCACGGCTCTCGGCCGATAACTCGCATATTCCGGACCAAAGCCCTCAAAGCTCCGGATATCACTCGCCGTCACGGCGACGGAGACGAGTTCTCTCCAGCTTCGCGCCATAAGCGCTCTGATACGGTCGGGACCGTTCACAACCGCTCGGCAACTCGGGGAATGATGGCCGCCGCAGACCGCTTCGCAGGCCCGCTCGCCGCGGCGTGGCTGGGTGCCAGCGGGCCTGCGCTGGCCCGGGTCCTGGCGCCGCCGGAGGCGTCCCTTCCGGTGCCGCCCGCGTCGGAGCGTGCCGTCTGGGCACACCCGCACCCCGCCACGCTGCGGCACCTGCGCGCCCGCGCCGAGCGGGATCTCGGTACCGCCTGGCCGACGCCGCTGGCCAGCCAGTACGCCCGGTACTTCCGCGACGGCGACCGCGACGCGTACGAGCAGCGGGTCTTCGCCCGGCAGGCGCGGCTCACCCGGGCCGCCGTCCTGGCGGCGGCCACCCTCGACGGAACCTGGCTGGACGAGGTGGTCGACGGGGTGACGCTGCTGTGCGAGCAGAGCAGCTGGTGCTGGCCCGCGCACGACGACACCCGCTCGGTGCACGGCGCGGTGCTGCCGACCGTCACCGACCCCTACCTCGATCTCGGCGCGGGCGAGGTCGCCGCGCAGCTGGCCTGGATCGACCACCTGCTCGGCGGGCCGCTCGACACGCACGCGCCCGGCCTGCGCGCGCGGATCCGCCACGAGGTCGACGGGCGGGTGCTGCGCCCGTTCGCCGCCCGCCGGGACTGGCACTGGCTCGGCCTCGACGGCGACGTGCACAACTGGAGCGCGTGGATCCACGGCAACGTGCTCGTCGCCGGGCTGCGCCTGCTCGACGACCTCGACGATCGCCCCCGCCGCGCGGCGCTGGTCGAGCTGGTGGTCGAGGGGCTCGACCGGTACGTCGCGTCGCTGCCCGCCGACGGTGCCATCGACGAGGGCTACGGCTACTGGTGGAACGGCGCCTGCCGGGCGCACGAGGCGCTCGACCTGCTCGCCCAGGCCACCGGCGGCGCGCTCGACGGCGTGCCGGGCGAGGCGCTGTGCCACACCGTGGCCTTTCCGCACCGGATGCACCTGGGCGGCGACTGGTACCTCAACCACGCCGACGGCTCGGCCCGGCCGGCCACCGACACCCAGCCGTGGCACGCCCTGCACCGGGCCGCCCGGCGGGTCGGTGACCGGGACGCGCAGGCGCACGCCGCCGCCCACCGCCGGCCCGACGCGCCGGTCGCCAACGAGGAGCAGGGCCTCGGCCGGTTACTGCGGGCCCTGACCGATCCGGAGTGGACCGCCACCGGGCCGGAGTGGACCGCCGCCGGACCGGCCGCACCACCGCTGCCGCGCGACGTGTGGTTCCCCTCCACCCAGGTGCTCCTGGCCCGCCGTGCGGCCGGCAGCCCGGCCGGGCTGACCCTCGCGGTCAAGGGCGGCCACAACGGCGAGCACCACAACCACAACGACGTCGGCTCCGTCGTGGTCGCCCTCGACGGGGTGCCGGTGCTCGTGGACGCCGGCCGCCCCACCTACACCGCGCGGACCTTCGGCCGGGACCGCTACGCCATCTGGACCATGCGCAGCGACTGGCACAACGTTCCGCACGTCCGCGACACCGCGCAGGCGCCCGGCCGGGGGTACGCCGCCCGGCACGTCGTGGCGACCGTCGACGACGCCGTGGCCGAGCTGAGCCTGGACATCGCCGACGCGTACCCGCGCACCGACCTGCGGAGCTGGCGGCGTACCGCCCGGTTCGAGCGCCACCGTGGACGGATCGTGATCACGGACGCCTGGCAGCTCGACCCGGACGCGGCGCCCGCGTCGACCCGGCTTCACCTGCTCGTCGCCGGCGACGTCCAGCTCGGTCCGGGCCGCGCCACGATCGCCGCCCTGGACGGCGCCGGCCACCTCGCGGTGAGCTGGCGGCCCGCGTCCGCACCGGGCTCGTCGACGGCTCGCGTGCTCGACGATCCTATGCTCGCCGCCGTGTGGGGAGAGCGGCTCACCCGCATCGCGATCGACGTCACCGCGCTCGGACCGACCGGCGCACTCGTCCTCACGGTCGAGGAAACCCATCCGCACGACGCGCTCTCGGAGGTACCCGATGACCCTGGAAGGCAGTGAGACCGGCGCGGCAGAGACCCGGGCGCCGCTTCAGGTCGCTCGCCGCCAGCTGCTACTGGAGGCGCTGCAACGCGACGGGGCCATGCGCATCTCCGACCTGTCCGAGGCGCTCGGCGCCGCGGCCGTCACCATCCGGCGCGACATCGCCCAACTCGCCGCCGAGGGGCTGGTCCAGCGGGTGCACGGCGGGGTCGCCCTCATCACCCCCGACGAATCGCCGGCGCCGGAGGCGCCGGCCGCCGGCCCGTCCTCCCTCAGCGGGCGCACGCTGGGCATGCTCGTGCCGTCGCTCGACTACTACTTTCCGGAGGTGGCCCGGGGCGCCGAGGAGGCCGCCCGCGAGCTGGACATGCGGGTCGTGCTGCGGGGCTCCTCCTACGACGCCGAGGACGACCGGCCCCAGCTGGAACGTCTCGTCGACCGGATGGGCGTCGACGGGTTGATCATCGCGCCGCGGATGGACACGTCGACCGCGGAGCGGACCATCGACTGGCTGGCCCACGCCGGCGTCCCGGTGGTGCTGCTGGAGCGCACGGCCACGGTGGGCGCCCACCACGCCGTGATGGAATCGGTGGTGACCGATCACGCGCTGGGCGCGGCCATGGCGGTGCGGCACCTCACCTCCCTCGGTCACCGCAGGGTCGGCGTGGTGCTGGACGCCAACAGCCCCACCCGTCCGCACGTGCGCCGGGGTTGGCTGGAGGCCGCGAACGACTGCGGGCTGGACCCCACGGCGACCGTCGAGGCCGTGGTGCCGGACTCGCGCTCGCCGGAGCGGGATGCCCTGATCGACGAGGTGCTCGACCGCTGCGCGGCTACCGGCACGACCGCGCTGCTGGTGCACGCCGACGCGGAGGCGATCGCGCTGGTGCAGCGCTGCGAGGAGCGGCAACTGGCCGTGCCCGGTGATCTGTCCATCGTGGCGTACGACGACGAGGTCGCCGGCCTGTTCAGCCCGCCGCTGACCGCGGTGCGGCCGCCGCGCCGCTCGATCGGCCGCGCCGCCGTGCGTCTCGTCGCCGACCGCCTCGCCGACCCGGAGCGCCCCACCCACCGGGTCGTCATCAGCCCGGCCCTGCGCATCCGCGAGTCCACCGCCGCGCCCCGCCCCTCGACGCCGCCGTCACCGTCGCCGTCGGGGTGGCGTCCGGCCTCGCCGACCAGGGCGTGATCGGAGGACCCGGACGTTCGGTTATGTACGTTCGTGAATGACTTGGTACGAACTGTGGCGCCCCGAATCCCGCGTCGGTTACCAAGGTGTTGCCCACGTGTGAACCGCCGATGGTCCGGGCGATCCGCGCCGGACCGGCGGCATCGTCGCGGCACCGGGCAACGGATGGTCACCCATGCGTGGCTCCGCCGTCCCCGCGACGGTCTCCCTCCGACAGAAGGGGCAACGCAGTGAGAACGAGTAGACGGCTCCTGGCATTCGCGACGGCGCTCGCCATGACGACCGGAATGGTGGCGTCGGCGGTCACCGGCAACAGCACACCCGCCCAGGCGGCACCGGTGACCATCACCAACGGCACCCAGTTCACCGACACGAGCGGCAACCCCCTGCACGCCCACGGGGGCGGCGTGCTCAAGGTGGGCAACTACTACTACTGGTTCGGCGAGAACCGCAACCCGAACAACACGTTCCGGGCGGTGTCGGTCTACCGCTCCACCGACCTGCGCAACTGGGAGTTCCGCAACAACGTGCTCACCCAGTCCTCGGCCAGCGAGTTGCAGGTCGCCAACATCGAGCGGCCGAAGGTCATCTACAACGCCAGCACCGGGCGCTACGTGATGTGGATGCACAAGGAGAACGGCACGAACTACAGCGAGGCGCGCGCCGCCGTGGCGTCGTCGGCCACCGTGGACGGCAACTACACCTACCACGGCAGCTTCCGCCCGCTCGGGCACATGTCCCGGGACATCACCCTCTACAACGACAACGGCACCGGCTACATGATCTCGGCGGCCGACGAGAACTACGACCTGCACATCTACCGGCTCAACGCGGACTTCCTCAACGTCGCCAGCCTGGTCGGCAACTTCTGGAACGACGCGCACCGCGAGGCCCCGGCGCTGTTCAAGCGGGGCAGCACCTACTTCATGCTGACCTCGGGGGCGACCGGCTGGAACCCGAACCAGGCCAGGTACGCGACCGCGTCGAGCATCTCCGGCCCGTGGACCGGCTGGACGAACGTGGGCGACTCCACCACCTTCCGCTCCCAGCCGACGTTCGTACTGCCGATCCAGGGCACCTCCACGACGAGCTACCTCTACATGGGCGACCGCTGGGCCGGCGCCTGGGGCGGGCCGGTCAACGACTCGCAGTACGTCTGGCTGCCGATCACCTTCCCGTCGAGCACCAGCATGAGCCTGAGCTGGGCCCCGTCGATCACCATCGACACGGCCACCGGCACCATCACCGCGAACTCACCGACGTACTACCGGGTGACGAACCGCAACAGCGGCCGGGTCATGGACGTGGTGAGCAGCTCGACGGCCAACAACGCGGAGGTCAAGCAGTACGCCTGGAACGGCGGCGGCAACCAGCGCTGGGAGTTCCAGGACGCCGGTGGCGGCTACTTCCGCATCGTCAACCAGAACAGCGGCCGGTGCCTCGACGTCTCCTCCGGCTCGACCGCCGACGGCGCCAACATCATCCAGTACACCTGCGGCAGCGGCACCAACCAGCAGTGGCAGTGGGTGGCGACCGGCAGCTACTACCAACTCCGCGCCCGCCACAGCGGCAAGTGCCTCGACGTGGTCAACGCCGGCACCGGCGACGGCGCCGACATCCAGCAGTTCACCTGCCACAGCGGCACCCACCAGCAGTGGTCCCGCACCGCGGTCTGACCGCCGGGCTCGGGCACCAGCAGAGCCAGGTCCCGGGCACCAGCAGAGCCAAGGGAGGCAACATGACACCGTCGGGACAGCGATCGCGCCGGCGCCTGCGCTGGCTGACCGCACTGGTCGGCGTCCTCGCCCTCGTCGCGGGTGCCGTCGCCGCGCCGCCGCCGGCCTCGGCCGCCACGACACTGATCTACACGACGTTCAAGGGTGACGGCGCGGCGGACCAGGAACTGTGGGTCTACCGGTCCACCAACGGCGGCACCAGCTACAGCGTGCTGTCGGACACCAACTACCGAGGCCCCACCGGCGTGCTGCGCGATCCGAGCATCATCCGGCACAACGGCCGGTACTACATCGCGTACACCGTCCAGTCCTGGACCACCAACTCGACCCACTTCAACATCGCGTCCAGCACCAACCTCACGTCCTGGACGCACGTCGCCAGCGTCAACTCGGGGATCGCCAACACCAGATTCACCTGGGCTCCCGAGTTCTACGTCGAGGGCGGCACCATCCGGATCATCGCAAGCGTCGCGGCCACCACGTGCTCCAACTGCTTCCGCCCGTACGTCTACACCGCGCAGAACACCGCCCTGACCTCCTGGAGCGGCCCCGCGCAGATGTGGGGCCTGGCCACCAACTACATCGACACCGTCGTGGTGAAGTCGGGCAACACCTGGCACGCGTTCGCGAAGAACGAGACGACCAAGTTCATCGAGCACTGGACCACGACCGCGAACCTGTTCGAGGGCTGGACCAACCGGGGAACCCTCTGGAGTTCCGGCTACGAGGGACCGTCCCTGGTCCGGCTGGACGACGGCAGGTGGCGCATCTACGTCGACCGGTACACCAACGGCGGGGTGTGGACCGCGACGAGTACCGACCTCAACACCTGGACCGGGCTGAGCGCGGTCGGCTGCTCCGGCTGCCGGCACGGCACGGCCCTGCCCGTCTAGCCCGCCAACGGATCCATCCCTCACCGACGCAGTTCTCACGAGATCGGTCACCGCCATGCATGTCACCACCCCCGAACCGTTCCCGACGCCGCGCCGACGTTCCGCCTGGCGCCTGCTGGTCAGCCTGCTGAGCACGCTGATCCTGGTACCGGTCGTCGCCGTGTCCCACGCCACGCCGGCCAGCGCGAACACCAGCCAGTTCCGGGGCATGAACTGGGCCCGGTTGGGCGACAACTTCACCACCGGCACCCTCGTCCTCGACGGGCTGAGCTCCTCGGACAGCTACGCCACCGTCCGGGCCAAGGCCAACGCGATCTACACCGGGATGGAGAACCACCTCGGCGTCAACACCGTCCGACTGCCGGTCAACACCCACACCGTCAGCTCGTCGTGGTGGAGCGCCTACCGGGGCACCATCGACGCCGCGACCGAGCGGGGATTCAAGGTCATCCTCACCTACTGGGAGGACGGTGCGTCCTCCGGTGGCCGGATCACCAACATGGGCGCCTTCAACTCCATGTGGGACACCGTCATCTCCCAGTACGGCGCCAACAGCCGGGTCTACTTCGAGCCGATGAACGAGCCGCACGGCTACAGCGAGTCCGAGTGGATGAACGTGGCCGCCAACTGGATCAACGCCCGCTCGTCGGTGCCGAGGGGCCGCATCTTCGTCAGCGGCACCGGCTACAACACCGACCTGCGGCCGGTCTGCAACGACAGCCGGTTCAGCGGCACCCTGCTCTCCTATCACCACTACGCGTTCATGTTCGGTGAGAACGACTACGCCGGCTGGCGCAACAGCTTCGAGACCCGCCTGGGCTCGTGCGCCTCGCGGGCGGTGCTGACCGAGTTCGGCGGGCCGATGGACACCGGTCTGAACTACCACAACGCCAGCAGCACCGACAACTTCGTCCGCCACATCCGGGCCGTCACCGACAGCATGCGCGCCCGCACCATGGGCTCGGTCTACTGGCCGGCGCTCGGCGGCAAGGTCACCTCGGGCCAGACCTACGACTGGTACTCCATGTTCGCGCGCCAGGGCAGCGGCACCAACATCACCCTGAGCGTCCGCAATCCCAGCGGCGCGGACCGGGTTCGCCACGGCTGGGGTGATGGTTCCGGTGCCGGCCCCCAGGTGACCAGCATCGTGAACCGGAACTCGGGCAAGTGCCTCGACGTGGTGAGCGCCTCGACCGCGAACAACGCCGACATCATCCAGTGGGACTGTCACAGCGGCGCCAATCAGCGGTGGCAGCTCCAGCCGGTCGGCGGTGCCTACTACCAGATCGTCTCGCAGCACTCCGGCCGGTGCCTCGACGTGGCCAGCGCCTCGACCGCGAACAATGCCCGGGTCGCCCAGTACGACTGCCACAGCGGCACCAACCAGCAGTGGGAACTGCGCAGCTCGGGCGGCTACACCCAGATCGTCGCGCGCCACTCCGGCAAGTGCCTCGACGTGATCAGCGCCTCGACCGAGAACGGTACCCGGATCCAGCAGTACGACTGCTACGGCGGCACCAACCAACACTGGACCCTCTAGACCCCCGATCCACTCTGCGGCGGGTGAGCCTCGTGGGAGGCTCGCCCGCCGGCCGGGGTGCGGACGACCGTCACGCCGGTCGCCCGCAGCAGGACGGTGTCGGCGGGCCCGAGCGGGGCGGCGTCGACGGGCTGGTCCGTTCTGCTGATCAGGAACCGGTAGGGACCGCGTACCGCCAGTTCGACGCGCCCGCGTAGCTCCCCGGGCAGTTCGCTGTGCACGCCGGCCCGGTCGGCCAACTCCGCCAGGACGGTCGACAGGCCCGCCGGGCCGAGCCGGGTCGAAACGTACGCGGCGGAGCCCGCGCCGACGACCCGCCGGGTGAGGGCCGGCCGGCCGGCCAGGTCGCCGTTGCGGTAGCGGGCCAGGATCTCGGTGCCGGGCTCGGTGAGCGCGATGTGGTCGGTCCAGAGGGTGCCGGTGGTGCCGTTGTCGAGCCCGACGGTCTGCCCGTCGGCGAGCGGGGCGAATTCCTGGATGCGGATGCCGAGCAGGTCGCGCAGGGCACCGGGATAACCGCCGAGCCAGACATGGTTGTGCTCGTCGACGATGCCGGAGAAGTAGGTGGTGACCAGGTGGCCGCCGCCGGTGACGTAGCGGCGCAGCCGGTCGGCCAGGGCGCCCGGCACGACGTGCAGGATGGGGGCGACGAGCAGGTCGTACTGTTCCAGCGGGGCGCTCGCCGGTACCACGTCGGCGCGGATGCCGAGGTCGAGGAAGGCGCTGTACCAGTCCAGCGCCTCCTGCCGGTAGCGCAGCCGGTCGGTGGGACCGGAGTCGAGTTCGGCGGCCCACCAGGAATCCCAGTCCAGGACGATGGCGGCCCGGGCGCGGCTGCGCGGCGTGCCGGCCACGGGTGCCAGGGCGCGCAGGGTGGCGCCCAGGTCGGTGACGGCGCGGAACACGTCGCTGTCCTCGCCGGCGTGCGGGATCATCGCGGAGTGGTACTTCTCGGCGCCGGCCGCCGACTGCCGCCACTGGAAGAAGCAGACCGCGTCCGCGCCGTGCGCGACGTGGGTGAGCGAGTCCCGGGCCAGCTGCCCGGGTCGCTTGGCGAGGTTGACCGGCTGCCAGTTGACGGCGCTGGTGGAGTGCTCCATGAGGAACCAGGGCCGCCCCCCGGCCAGGTTTCCGGTGAGGTTGGCGGAGAACGACAGTTCGTCGTACGCCTGCGGGCCGGGGGTGAGGTAGTGGTCGTTGGCGACGAAGTCGACCTCGGTGGCCCAGTCGGCGTAGTTCATCCCGTTGGTCTCGCCCATGACCATGAAGTTGGTGGTGACCGGGATGTCGGGGGTCAGCTCGGCCAGCAGGTCGCGTTCGGCGCGCAGGTGCTCCTTGAGGGCGTCGGAGGAGAAGCGCTTGAAGTCGAGCTGCTGGGTCGGGTTCGGATACGACGTGGCCAGGCGGGGCGGCAGGATCTGCCCCCAGTCGCTGTAGTGCTGGGACCAGAACGAGGTGGCCCAGGCCCGGTTCAGCGCGGCCAGGGTGCCGTAGCGGGTGCGCAGCCAGGCGCGGAAGGCGGCCGCGGCGTCGTCGGAGTAGTCGTAGACGTTGTGGCAGCCCAGCTCGTTGGAGAGGTGCCAGGCGGCCAGGGCGGGGTGGGCACCGTAGCGCCGGGCGAGCCGGCGGGTCAGCCGCAGGGCGTGCCGGCGGAAGATCGGCGAGGTGGGGCGCCAGTGCTGCCGGCCGCCGGGCCAGCGCACGCGGCCGTCGCGGTCGACCGGCAGGATCTGCGGGTACGTGCTGGCCAGCCAGGGCGGTGGGGAGGCGGTGGCGGTGGCCAGGTCCACCGCGATGTCGTACGCGTGCAGCAGGTCCATCACCTCATCGAGCCAGGCGAAGTCCCACTCCTCCGCGCGGGGCTGTAGCCGCGCCCAGGAGAAGATCGCCAACGAGACGATGTTCACCCCGGCGGCCCGCATCGCCCGCGCGTCCTCGCGCCACACCTCGCGGGGCCACTGCTCGGGGTTGTAGTCGGCACCGAACCCCAGGCGGGCCCGGTCCGGTTCCGACGGCCAGCGTAGCCACCGGTGCGCACGGTGTTCTCCCACGACGAACTCCCCACGTAACTGGCGTTGCCTACCCGGACGCACGCCGGCCGGCCGCGACTGGCGGCCGGCCGGCGCGGCGGGTTACCGGATGGTGAAGCCCTGTTCCCGGCCGTAGGTGACCGAGACGTCCTGCCAGGCGCGGAGGCCGTCCTGGAGGGTCGCGCCGCCGAGGTACGCCCGGCCGACGGTGTCGCCGAAGACACTGTTGGCGTAGACCTGGAACGGCAGGTAGGACCAGCCCGGGGCGACCCGGGTGGCGGATTCGGCGAGGACCTGGTTGACCTGCTGGCCGCCGAAGTACGGGAACTCCTTGTCCAGGAACTGCGGCGCGTTCAGCTGGGCGGTGGTGGCGGGGAAGGCGCCGCCGTCGGCCCGGGTCTGCGCGCCCTCGTCGACCGTGGCGTACTTCAGGAAGGCGTAGGCGAGGGCCTTGTTGGCGCCCTGCTCGGGCAGGGCCAGGGAGCTGCCGCCGTTCTCGGCGGTGACCGTGCCGCCCGCCTCCCACTGCGGCATGGGGGCGACCCGCCACTTGCCGTGCGCGGCCGCCACGCCGGATTCCAGGTTGGCCGGCATCCAGGCGCCGATGACCAGTGTCGCGATGGTGCCGTCGCCCAGCCCCTTGTACCAGGCGTCGCTCCAGGGGTTGACGGGTGCGAGCAGCTTGCCGTCGATGAGCCTCTGCCAGGTGGCGGTGAACTTCTGGGTGCCGGGGTCGGCGAAGTCGACGCCCACCGTGGTGCCG
This is a stretch of genomic DNA from Micromonospora sp. WMMD1082. It encodes these proteins:
- a CDS encoding family 43 glycosylhydrolase, with protein sequence MTPSGQRSRRRLRWLTALVGVLALVAGAVAAPPPASAATTLIYTTFKGDGAADQELWVYRSTNGGTSYSVLSDTNYRGPTGVLRDPSIIRHNGRYYIAYTVQSWTTNSTHFNIASSTNLTSWTHVASVNSGIANTRFTWAPEFYVEGGTIRIIASVAATTCSNCFRPYVYTAQNTALTSWSGPAQMWGLATNYIDTVVVKSGNTWHAFAKNETTKFIEHWTTTANLFEGWTNRGTLWSSGYEGPSLVRLDDGRWRIYVDRYTNGGVWTATSTDLNTWTGLSAVGCSGCRHGTALPV
- a CDS encoding ricin-type beta-trefoil lectin domain protein, whose product is MHVTTPEPFPTPRRRSAWRLLVSLLSTLILVPVVAVSHATPASANTSQFRGMNWARLGDNFTTGTLVLDGLSSSDSYATVRAKANAIYTGMENHLGVNTVRLPVNTHTVSSSWWSAYRGTIDAATERGFKVILTYWEDGASSGGRITNMGAFNSMWDTVISQYGANSRVYFEPMNEPHGYSESEWMNVAANWINARSSVPRGRIFVSGTGYNTDLRPVCNDSRFSGTLLSYHHYAFMFGENDYAGWRNSFETRLGSCASRAVLTEFGGPMDTGLNYHNASSTDNFVRHIRAVTDSMRARTMGSVYWPALGGKVTSGQTYDWYSMFARQGSGTNITLSVRNPSGADRVRHGWGDGSGAGPQVTSIVNRNSGKCLDVVSASTANNADIIQWDCHSGANQRWQLQPVGGAYYQIVSQHSGRCLDVASASTANNARVAQYDCHSGTNQQWELRSSGGYTQIVARHSGKCLDVISASTENGTRIQQYDCYGGTNQHWTL
- a CDS encoding beta-galactosidase translates to MGEHRAHRWLRWPSEPDRARLGFGADYNPEQWPREVWREDARAMRAAGVNIVSLAIFSWARLQPRAEEWDFAWLDEVMDLLHAYDIAVDLATATASPPPWLASTYPQILPVDRDGRVRWPGGRQHWRPTSPIFRRHALRLTRRLARRYGAHPALAAWHLSNELGCHNVYDYSDDAAAAFRAWLRTRYGTLAALNRAWATSFWSQHYSDWGQILPPRLATSYPNPTQQLDFKRFSSDALKEHLRAERDLLAELTPDIPVTTNFMVMGETNGMNYADWATEVDFVANDHYLTPGPQAYDELSFSANLTGNLAGGRPWFLMEHSTSAVNWQPVNLAKRPGQLARDSLTHVAHGADAVCFFQWRQSAAGAEKYHSAMIPHAGEDSDVFRAVTDLGATLRALAPVAGTPRSRARAAIVLDWDSWWAAELDSGPTDRLRYRQEALDWYSAFLDLGIRADVVPASAPLEQYDLLVAPILHVVPGALADRLRRYVTGGGHLVTTYFSGIVDEHNHVWLGGYPGALRDLLGIRIQEFAPLADGQTVGLDNGTTGTLWTDHIALTEPGTEILARYRNGDLAGRPALTRRVVGAGSAAYVSTRLGPAGLSTVLAELADRAGVHSELPGELRGRVELAVRGPYRFLISRTDQPVDAAPLGPADTVLLRATGVTVVRTPAGGRASHEAHPPQSGSGV